The sequence GGTGGCGGTGGATTCGTCGTAGGCGGCCCGCAAGGCGCTATAGACTCGTTGGGAGAGTTCCTCGGCGGTTTTTTCTAGGGCGGCTGGGGCAATTTCCACCCGGCGGGGTTCCTGGTTACCGCTGAGCACCACCTTCACCAGCCCATCGGCATCTTGCCCGACAATTTCCATTGCATCCAATTCCTGCTGCATTTTCAGGGCGTCTTCCTGCACCTTTTGGGCCTTCTTCAGGGCATCAGCTAACTCCTTCATCTTGCCCAGCCCAAAGCCGAACCCTTTCCCCTGCGTCATGTGTGCCTCCAAGCGATTCCCAGTCCCAGCCTACCACAGAACCGCCAATGCTACGATAAATACTACTGAGCCGGTCGTGGACGCGCCCATGCTGAAACTTCTGTTTGGCGACCCCAACCAACGTCGTATCAACCAGTACAAGCCGATTGTGACTGAAATCAACCTGCTGGAGCCGGAGATGGAAAAACTCTCCGACGAGCAGTTACGGGGCAAAACGGCGGAATTCCGGCAGCGACTGGAACGGGGCGAAACCCTAGAGGACTTATTGCCCGAAGCCTTTGCCGTCGTGCGGGAAGCAGGGAAACGGGTGCTGGGGATGCGCCATTACGATGTCCAGCTTCTGGGGGGCATCGTCCTCCACGAGGGCCAGATTGCCGAGATGAAAACCGGGGAAGGCAAAACCCTGGTGGCGACTCTACCGGCCTATCTCAACGCCCTGACCGGCAAAGGGGTGCATATCGTCACAGTTAACGATTACCTAGCGCGGCGGGACGCGGAATGGATGGGGCAATTGCACCGGTTTTTGGGGTTGAGCGTGGGGTTGATTCAACAGGGCATGGACGCCAGCGAGCGCCGGAAAAACTACGCCTGCGACATTACCTACGCCACCAACAGCGAAGTCGGGTTCGACTACCTGCGAGACAACATGGCCACCAGCCTGGAGGACG is a genomic window of Gloeomargarita sp. SKYB120 containing:
- a CDS encoding YbaB/EbfC family nucleoid-associated protein, translating into MTQGKGFGFGLGKMKELADALKKAQKVQEDALKMQQELDAMEIVGQDADGLVKVVLSGNQEPRRVEIAPAALEKTAEELSQRVYSALRAAYDESTATMKRKMDEITEGLGLPGG